The following are encoded in a window of Candidatus Zixiibacteriota bacterium genomic DNA:
- a CDS encoding carbon-nitrogen hydrolase family protein, with protein sequence MSSTPTPFKVAAVQASPVFLNKEASVEKACQLIVEVGKNGASLAVFPEAFISGYPDWVWVLPAGNKAAISDLYADFLASAVTIPDESTAQLCKAAKSAGIYVAIGINERNSADSNSSVYNTILYLSPSGEIMGRHRKLIPTGGERLMWAPGDGSTLVSFDTSLGKLGGLICWENFMPLPRMAMYQAGVQLYVAPTWDQSEAWQVAMRHIAREGGMYVISVAPGMHKDDIPDKYDYKNLYPEDKVWVNQGNSLIVDPTGAIIAGPANSVAEILYAEVDLSTIPTQKWMFDVAGHYSRPDVFDFGVKG encoded by the coding sequence CATCGGTCGAGAAGGCTTGTCAACTAATCGTTGAAGTGGGTAAGAACGGCGCATCGCTGGCCGTCTTTCCCGAAGCCTTTATCTCCGGCTACCCCGACTGGGTGTGGGTCCTGCCGGCCGGTAACAAGGCGGCGATAAGCGATCTGTATGCAGACTTTCTCGCCTCGGCCGTGACTATTCCGGATGAGTCAACCGCGCAACTTTGCAAAGCCGCCAAGAGCGCCGGTATCTATGTCGCTATCGGGATCAACGAACGAAACAGCGCCGACAGCAACTCAAGTGTCTACAACACGATCCTGTATCTCAGTCCATCCGGCGAAATCATGGGACGCCACCGCAAACTGATTCCGACCGGGGGAGAGCGTCTGATGTGGGCGCCCGGCGACGGCAGTACCCTGGTCAGTTTCGATACAAGTTTGGGCAAGTTGGGCGGGCTGATCTGCTGGGAGAATTTCATGCCGTTGCCTCGAATGGCTATGTATCAGGCAGGTGTGCAACTTTACGTAGCCCCCACCTGGGATCAGTCTGAGGCCTGGCAGGTGGCCATGCGTCATATTGCACGCGAGGGTGGCATGTACGTAATCAGTGTCGCACCGGGTATGCACAAGGATGACATCCCGGACAAATATGACTACAAGAATCTTTACCCGGAAGACAAAGTCTGGGTAAACCAGGGGAATAGTCTGATCGTCGATCCGACCGGTGCGATTATCGCCGGACCGGCCAACTCGGTTGCTGAGATTCTCTACGCCGAGGTTGACCTGTCGACGATTCCAACGCAAAAGTGGATGTTCGATGTGGCCGGTCATTATTCACGGCCGGACGTCTTTGATTTTGGTGTGAAGGGGTGA